One segment of Anguilla anguilla isolate fAngAng1 chromosome 1, fAngAng1.pri, whole genome shotgun sequence DNA contains the following:
- the trhra gene encoding thyrotropin-releasing hormone receptor, which produces MENVTSIPGNQTFGNWTEYSIKYKVVSILLVTLICGVGIVGNVMVILVVLTTKHMRTPTNCYLVSLAVADLMVLIAAGLPNITDSLYGHWVYGYTGCLCITYFQYLGINASSCSITAFTIERYIAICHPIKAQFLCTLSRAKKIIVLVWAFTSLYCVMWFYLSGIEQNVYAGNVTTVNCAYKVSRNFYWPIYFTDFAVFYVLPLMLATILYGLIARILILNPLPSDPKENKKKLKKDSSQGNMGISSKNSNCTSSTTAASRRQVTKMLAVVVILFALLWMPYRTLVVVNSFLDPAYLDLWFILFCRLCIYLNSAINPVIYNAMSQKFRAAFKKLCNCGPQRSEKPAAYSVALTYSVIKETSNGESPDHYTTELDDLTATEEFLPSKRLSFDDSHLSGKVTFSNA; this is translated from the exons atgGAGAATGTTACTTCCATTCCAGGGAATCAGACTTTTGGCAACTGGACCGAATACAGTATTAAATACAAAGTGGTGAGCATATTGTTAGTTACCCTTATCTGTGGGGTTGGGATTGTGGGCAACGTTATGGTCATTTTAGTGGTCCTCACGACCAAGCACATGCGGACACCCACAAACTGTTATCTGGTGAGCCTAGCAGTCGCTGACCTTATGGTGTTGATCGCAGCGGGTTTACCGAACATCACCGACAGCCTGTACGGACATTGGGTGTACGGATATACCGGATGCCTCTGCATTACTTATTTCCAGTACTTGGGCATAAATGCGTCCTCGTGCTCAATCACGGCATTCACTATAGAAAGGTATATCGCCATTTGTCACCCGATAAAAGCCCAATTTCTCTGTACACTTTCCAGGGCGAAGAAGATAATCGTGCTTGTGTGGGCTTTCACATCCCTCTACTGTGTCATGTGGTTCTACCTGTCGGGCATTGAACAGAATGTTTACGCGGGTAACGTTACGACTGTCAACTGCGCTTATAAAGTGTCCCGAAACTTCTACTGGCCAATATACTTCACGGATTTTGCGGTATTTTATGTACTGCCCTTAATGCTAGCCACTATACTGTATGGTCTTATCGCAAGAATTCTTATTCTAAACCCGCTACCTTCGGAccccaaagaaaacaaaaaaaagttgaaaaaggATTCCAGTCAAGGAAATATGGGAATTAGTTCTAAAAACTCCAATTGCACCAGCAGCACGACAGCTGCCTCGCGGAGACAG GTTACAAAGATGCTGGCTGTAGTGGTGATCCTCTTTGCCCTGCTCTGGATGCCTTACCGGACACTGGTGGTGGTGAACTCCTTCCTGGATCCGGCATACCTGGACCTGTGGTTCATACTCTTCTGCCGCCTCTGCATCTACCTGAACAGCGCCATCAACCCCGTCATCTACAACGCCATGTCACAGAAGTTCCGTGCCGCCTTCAAGAAGCTGTGCAACTGCGGGCCACAGCGCTCGGAGAAGCCTGCAGCCTATAGCGTGGCCCTCACCTACAGCGTCATCAAGGAGACCTCCAATGGGGAGAGCCCTGACCACTACACCACTGAGCTGGATGACCTCACAGCCACTGAGGAGTTTCTTCCCAGCAAAAGACTGTCGTTTGATGACAGTCACCTGTCAGGCAAGGTTACTTTCAGCAATGCCTGa